The genomic segment GATGGATGTGATTGAAGCGCCTTATCACCCCAGCAGCAATGTGGTGATACACGAAATGGCGCATAAGCTGGATATGCGCTCCGGCAGCGCCAATGGCTGCCCGCCGCTGCATCAGGGCATGAACTACGCACGTTGGAAAAAAGTGTTTTCTAAGGCGTTTCAGGCCATCAGCCGGCAGGCCGCGATGGGCGAAACCGGCACAATTGATCTCTATGCGGCAGAAAATCCGGCAGAATGTCTGGCTGTGTGCAGCGAAACGTTCTTTGTTGCCCCCCATTTATTGCTTGAGAGTTATCCCGACGTGTATCAACAACTGAGTTTATTTTATCGCCAGGACCCTGCCACGCGCAGACCGCAGTATCAATACAGGCCCGTGTTTATGATGGGAGGCTGGGTATGATTGGCTTGTTGCAGACAGGGGCAAGCCCTGAAATTTGCGGAGAAATCAGCGCTTTGGGCTTGCCGCTCTGGAGCGAGTTGCCTGAGGGCGCTGCCCATTATCTTTGCTGGCAAAATGAGCGGCTAGAGCTGGTGACTCTTGGCGAGAAAGGTACGGTTGCGGTCGATTTTGTAGGCGGAGCGGCGGCACATCGTCGGCAATTTGGCGGAGGTCGTGGCCAGCCGGTGGCCAAAGCGGTGGGGATTAAAGGCGAATACGTACCCAGAGTGCTGGATGCCACGGCAGGCCTTGGCCGGGATGCTTTTGTGCTGGCTTCTTTAGCTTGCGAAGTTACACTGATCGAGCGCTCCCCTGTGGCCGTGGCCCTGCTGCTGGATGGTTTACGCCGCGCACAGGCTGATGCCGCTATTGGCAAAATCGTGGGCAGAATGCGTTTAGTGTTTGGCGATGGCCATCAGGAGCTGGCTAAATTGCTGGCAGGCCAGGCGGTTAACTATTTATTTAATCCGCCTGACGTCGAGCCAGAGTTTGACGTGGTTTTTTTAGACCCGATGTTTCCAGACCCGACAAAGCGCGCCAAATCAAAAAAAGAAATGGCGGCATTTCAAACCGTGATTGGCGATGATCCGGATGCGAATGATTTGTTATTTCCTGCAAGACAAATCGCCAAAAAACGGGTGATTGTAAAACGCCCGCGTATTGCACCGGTTATGGCTGGAGTGAAGCCTGATTTTGTTTTTGGCGGGGAAAGCACACGCTTTGATGGCTATTTACCATTGAGCCGGGGCTAGCGCCGAATCACACAGGTGGCGGTGGCGTGGGCCAGCAGGGTGCCATCT from the Iodobacter fluviatilis genome contains:
- a CDS encoding class I SAM-dependent methyltransferase translates to MIGLLQTGASPEICGEISALGLPLWSELPEGAAHYLCWQNERLELVTLGEKGTVAVDFVGGAAAHRRQFGGGRGQPVAKAVGIKGEYVPRVLDATAGLGRDAFVLASLACEVTLIERSPVAVALLLDGLRRAQADAAIGKIVGRMRLVFGDGHQELAKLLAGQAVNYLFNPPDVEPEFDVVFLDPMFPDPTKRAKSKKEMAAFQTVIGDDPDANDLLFPARQIAKKRVIVKRPRIAPVMAGVKPDFVFGGESTRFDGYLPLSRG